The following coding sequences lie in one Miscanthus floridulus cultivar M001 chromosome 9, ASM1932011v1, whole genome shotgun sequence genomic window:
- the LOC136482763 gene encoding putative disease resistance RPP13-like protein 3 isoform X1 has product MDLVAGAVGSILTKLGELLHGEYKLQKGLPEQIEYLKNELESAHTALCKVGETPPEHLDRQVRLWAGDVREASYDMEDILDAFLVDVVEGAAPAETKSKKGLLKRLKKMAKLLKESKARHDIAGAIEDMKKRLQEVWDRRERYSIPVAVPAPATKLDPRLVDMHKEAAQVIGIERTRAELIAMLQSSTHGHGDAGASSSSNRTKIVSVVGAGGLGKTTLAKAVYDELSTGYDCRAFVSVGRNPDLVQLFTSIFFRLDQKMYQAIRGVKDLQLLIGELREFLENKRYFIVIDDVWDINSRQAIGSALHRNNNGSRVVKTTRNLEVACGDEVYKLGPLSHDNSKKLFYTRLYGGEDKCPAHHPEEASQKIMHKCGGVPLAIITMASLLVGKSREDWFEVYSSLGFYRGRENKQVDDTVWILSLSYYDLPSHLKTCLLYISVYPEDYEIEKDSLIWKWVAEGFIEKKTGTSLFQRGEEYFHQLINRNMIQGVESEEEGIIHCCRVHDMVLDLIRGLAGEENFITISNEDGGTSSRHKVRRLAHQNRILPLDQSHLDGHRDMTQLRSLVAHGCDIRGWVLHPRFKLLRVLALERCTSSNNDEYDRCWLEHLGELVHLRYLGLRGTKVRELPEAIGALKLLQTLDLEDIRGYGMQVQLPSSVSLLTRLVCIRCDVYTKVPDGFLQKVTSLEELQISFRMQSFESKMQFLKELVNQSLLRVLRVFGIAGLDESEQAELLKSLGNLQELEHLRLLSESSPASTEWDKAMLSEHLRYLRIEGIRFPCVPSFIDPTLLPNLSYLDLCVDHMDEAGLRALGGLPELRFFLIVAAYYGTASHKHAAVVNIAAHDVFFPKLRILKLYGWMVQLATNDDSTSASFSIWRGGQDAAMVFDSKVEDADRSSRVAPPPVAVMPNLDDLRFTVPVKAFYKDGHATRSDNLGLDLECLPSLRYVRAYLDCKDAFPDDEDKAKAELRRIVQLHPNSSALRFYVFKVFEDMMAQPIHNDHEEAEDKDEATDEDVSEASLYDTAEEDEMTEDVSEASLYDTAEEDEMTEEEVSAASLSGRKRKMR; this is encoded by the exons ATGGATCTTGTGGCCGGGGCAGTGGGCAGCATCCTCACCAAGCTCGGCGAGCTCCTGCACGGGGAGTACAAGCTGCAGAAGGGCCTGCCGGAGCAAATCGAGTATCTGAAAAATGAGCTCGAGAGTGCGCACACGGCTCTCTGCAAGGTGGGCGAGACGCCACCAGAGCATCTGGATCGACAGGTCCGGCTGTGGGCTGGCGACGTCAGAGAGGCGTCCTACGACATGGAGGACATCCTCGACGCCTTCCTCGTCGATGTCGTGGAGGGGGCCGCCCCTGCTGAGACTAAAAGCAAGAAAGGCTTGCTTAAACGTCTCAAGAAGATGGCCAAGTTGTTGAAGGAGAGCAAGGCACGCCACGACATCGCCGGCGCGATCGAGGACATGAAGAAACGACTCCAGGAGGTGTGGGACCGCCGCGAGAGGTACTCCATACCCGTTGCAGTGCCTGCGCCGGCCACCAAACTGGATCCTCGCCTTGTGGACATGCACAAAGAGGCAGCACAGGTTATCGGCATCGAGAGGACGAGGGCGGAGCTCATAGCCATGCTTCAGTCATCGACCCACGGCCATGGAGATGCTGGCGcctccagcagcagcaaccgGACCAAGATAGTTTCTGTGGTCGGAGCTGGTGGTCTGGGCAAGACCACTCTTGCCAAGGCGGTTTACGACGAGCTGAGTACGGGATATGACTGTCGAGCCTTTGTTTCGGTTGGCCGCAATCCTGACCTGGTGCAACTCTTCACCAGCATCTTCTTTCGTCTCGACCAAAAAATGTACCAGGCCATTCGTGGTGTAAAGGACCTACAACTCCTCATTGGCGAACTCCGAGAATTCCTTGAAAACAAGAG GTACTTCATCGTTATTGACGACGTATGGGACATAAATTCCCGACAGGCAATAGGATCAGCTTTGCATCGGAACAATAACGGAAGTAGAGTAGTCAAAACTACTCGAAATCTTGAAGTAGCCTGTGGCGATGAAGTATACAAGCTTGGCCCTCTTTCACATGATAACTCAAAGAAGCTCTTTTATACGAGGCTATATGGCGGTGAAGACAAATGTCCTGCTCATCATCCTGAAGAGGCATCCCAAAAAATTATGCACAAATGTGGTGGTGTGCCATTAGCTATCATCACAATGGCTAGCTTGTTGGTGGGCAAATCAAGAGAGGATTGGTTTGAGGTCTACAGCTCTCTTGGTTTCTATCGTGGCAGAGAGAACAAGCAAGTAGATGATACTGTGTGGATATTGTCCCTTAGCTACTATGATCTGCCTTCTCATCTGAAGACCTGCTTACTGTACATAAGTGTGTATCCCGAAGACTATGAGATCGAGAAAGATTCTTTGATATGGAAATGGGTAGCAGAAGGCTTTATAGAGAAGAAAACAGGAACAAGCCTATTTCAGCGGGGAGAGGAATACTTCCATCAGCTCATAAACAGAAACATGATCCAAGGGGTAGAGTCAGAAGAGGAAGGCATCATACATTGCTGCCGTGTTCATGACATGGTTCTTGATCTTATTCGTGGTCTGGCAGGCGAAGAAAACTTCATCACTATCTCAAACGAGGATGGAGGAACATCATCACGACACAAGGTGCGCCGGTTAGCTCACCAGAACAGGATACTACCGTTGGATCAATCTCATCTTGACGGTCATAGGGACATGACACAACTGAGGTCATTGGTTGCCCATGGGTGTGATATCCGTGGTTGGGTCTTGCATCCGAGATTTAAACTCTTACGTGTGCTAGCTTTAGAGAGGTGCACATCATCTAATAATGATGAGTATGACAGGTGCTGGCTTGAGCATCTTGGAGAACTAGTCCATTTGAGGTACCTAGGGCTACGAGGTACAAAGGTCAGGGAGCTCCCGGAGGCGATAGGAGCTCTAAAGCTTCTACAGACTCTGGACTTGGAAGATATCAGAGGATATGGTATGCAAGTTCAACTGCCATCAAGCGTTAGCCTGCTAACACGGTTGGTCTGCATAAGATGTGATGTATACACGAAGGTGCCCGATGGCTTCCTCCAGAAGGTGACGTCACTGGAGGAGCTACAGATAAGTTTTCGCATGCAGTCTTTTGAGTCCAAGATGCAATTTTTGAAGGAGCTGGTCAACCAGAGCCTACTGAGGGTGCTCCGTGTGTTTGGCATAGCCGGGCTGGATGAGAGCGAGCAGGCAGAACTTTTGAAGTCACTAGGCAATCTGCAAGAGCTCGAGCATTTGCGTCTGCTTTCAGAAAGTAGCCCTGCCTCAACAGAGTGGGACAAAGCCATGCTTTCGGAACATCTCCGATATCTGCGTATAGAAGGCATCAGGTTCCCTTGTGTGCCATCATTCATAGATCCCACGCTTCTCCCCAACCTTTCCTACTTGGACTTGTGTGTGGATCATATGGACGAGGCAGGTCTGAGAGCCTTGGGTGGGCTGCCAGAACTCCGTTTCTTCCTTATTGTAGCGGCATATTATGGGACGGCTTCTCATAAGCATGCTGCGGTAGTTAATATTGCTGCCCATGATGTCTTCTTCCCCAAGTTGAGAATCCTCAAGTTGTATGGCTGGATGGTCCAGTTGGCAACCAACGATGACTCGACTAGTGCTTCATTTAGCATCTGGAGGGGAGGACAGGATGCTGCTATGGTATTTGATTCCAAAGTAGAGGACGCGGACCGCAGCAGTAGAGTAGCGCCGCCCCCTGTTGCTGTGATGCCAAACCTCGACGACCTTCGGTTCACTGTCCCAGTCAAGGCTTTCTACAAGGATGGGCACGCTACCCGGAGTGACAATCTCGGCTTGGACTTGGAATGCCTCCCTTCGCTACGCTATGTCAGGGCATATCTTGACTGTAAGGATGCCTTCCCTGATGACGAGGACAAGGCAAAGGCTGAGCTCCGACGCATAGTACAACTCCATCCCAATAGTTCCGCACTCAGATTCTACGTATTCAAAGTTTTTGAAGATATGATGGCACAACCAATACACAACGACCATGAAGAG gcagaggacaaggatgaGGCGACTGACGAGGATGTCTCAGAAGCCTCATTGTACGATACAGCAGAGGAGGATGAGATGACAGAGGATGTCTCAGAAGCCTCATTGTACGATACAGCAGAGGAGGATGAGATGACagaggaggaggtctcagcagcTTCACTATCTGGAAGGAAGAGGAAAATGAGGTAA
- the LOC136482763 gene encoding putative disease resistance RPP13-like protein 3 isoform X2, translated as MDLVAGAVGSILTKLGELLHGEYKLQKGLPEQIEYLKNELESAHTALCKVGETPPEHLDRQVRLWAGDVREASYDMEDILDAFLVDVVEGAAPAETKSKKGLLKRLKKMAKLLKESKARHDIAGAIEDMKKRLQEVWDRRERYSIPVAVPAPATKLDPRLVDMHKEAAQVIGIERTRAELIAMLQSSTHGHGDAGASSSSNRTKIVSVVGAGGLGKTTLAKAVYDELSTGYDCRAFVSVGRNPDLVQLFTSIFFRLDQKMYQAIRGVKDLQLLIGELREFLENKRYFIVIDDVWDINSRQAIGSALHRNNNGSRVVKTTRNLEVACGDEVYKLGPLSHDNSKKLFYTRLYGGEDKCPAHHPEEASQKIMHKCGGVPLAIITMASLLVGKSREDWFEVYSSLGFYRGRENKQVDDTVWILSLSYYDLPSHLKTCLLYISVYPEDYEIEKDSLIWKWVAEGFIEKKTGTSLFQRGEEYFHQLINRNMIQGVESEEEGIIHCCRVHDMVLDLIRGLAGEENFITISNEDGGTSSRHKVRRLAHQNRILPLDQSHLDGHRDMTQLRSLVAHGCDIRGWVLHPRFKLLRVLALERCTSSNNDEYDRCWLEHLGELVHLRYLGLRGTKVRELPEAIGALKLLQTLDLEDIRGYGMQVQLPSSVSLLTRLVCIRCDVYTKVPDGFLQKVTSLEELQISFRMQSFESKMQFLKELVNQSLLRVLRVFGIAGLDESEQAELLKSLGNLQELEHLRLLSESSPASTEWDKAMLSEHLRYLRIEGIRFPCVPSFIDPTLLPNLSYLDLCVDHMDEAGLRALGGLPELRFFLIVAAYYGTASHKHAAVVNIAAHDVFFPKLRILKLYGWMVQLATNDDSTSASFSIWRGGQDAAMVFDSKVEDADRSSRVAPPPVAVMPNLDDLRFTVPVKAFYKDGHATRSDNLGLDLECLPSLRYVRAYLDCKDAFPDDEDKAKAELRRIVQLHPNSSALRFYVFKVFEDMMAQPIHNDHEEAEDKDEATDEDVSEASLYDTAEEEVSAASLSGRKRKMR; from the exons ATGGATCTTGTGGCCGGGGCAGTGGGCAGCATCCTCACCAAGCTCGGCGAGCTCCTGCACGGGGAGTACAAGCTGCAGAAGGGCCTGCCGGAGCAAATCGAGTATCTGAAAAATGAGCTCGAGAGTGCGCACACGGCTCTCTGCAAGGTGGGCGAGACGCCACCAGAGCATCTGGATCGACAGGTCCGGCTGTGGGCTGGCGACGTCAGAGAGGCGTCCTACGACATGGAGGACATCCTCGACGCCTTCCTCGTCGATGTCGTGGAGGGGGCCGCCCCTGCTGAGACTAAAAGCAAGAAAGGCTTGCTTAAACGTCTCAAGAAGATGGCCAAGTTGTTGAAGGAGAGCAAGGCACGCCACGACATCGCCGGCGCGATCGAGGACATGAAGAAACGACTCCAGGAGGTGTGGGACCGCCGCGAGAGGTACTCCATACCCGTTGCAGTGCCTGCGCCGGCCACCAAACTGGATCCTCGCCTTGTGGACATGCACAAAGAGGCAGCACAGGTTATCGGCATCGAGAGGACGAGGGCGGAGCTCATAGCCATGCTTCAGTCATCGACCCACGGCCATGGAGATGCTGGCGcctccagcagcagcaaccgGACCAAGATAGTTTCTGTGGTCGGAGCTGGTGGTCTGGGCAAGACCACTCTTGCCAAGGCGGTTTACGACGAGCTGAGTACGGGATATGACTGTCGAGCCTTTGTTTCGGTTGGCCGCAATCCTGACCTGGTGCAACTCTTCACCAGCATCTTCTTTCGTCTCGACCAAAAAATGTACCAGGCCATTCGTGGTGTAAAGGACCTACAACTCCTCATTGGCGAACTCCGAGAATTCCTTGAAAACAAGAG GTACTTCATCGTTATTGACGACGTATGGGACATAAATTCCCGACAGGCAATAGGATCAGCTTTGCATCGGAACAATAACGGAAGTAGAGTAGTCAAAACTACTCGAAATCTTGAAGTAGCCTGTGGCGATGAAGTATACAAGCTTGGCCCTCTTTCACATGATAACTCAAAGAAGCTCTTTTATACGAGGCTATATGGCGGTGAAGACAAATGTCCTGCTCATCATCCTGAAGAGGCATCCCAAAAAATTATGCACAAATGTGGTGGTGTGCCATTAGCTATCATCACAATGGCTAGCTTGTTGGTGGGCAAATCAAGAGAGGATTGGTTTGAGGTCTACAGCTCTCTTGGTTTCTATCGTGGCAGAGAGAACAAGCAAGTAGATGATACTGTGTGGATATTGTCCCTTAGCTACTATGATCTGCCTTCTCATCTGAAGACCTGCTTACTGTACATAAGTGTGTATCCCGAAGACTATGAGATCGAGAAAGATTCTTTGATATGGAAATGGGTAGCAGAAGGCTTTATAGAGAAGAAAACAGGAACAAGCCTATTTCAGCGGGGAGAGGAATACTTCCATCAGCTCATAAACAGAAACATGATCCAAGGGGTAGAGTCAGAAGAGGAAGGCATCATACATTGCTGCCGTGTTCATGACATGGTTCTTGATCTTATTCGTGGTCTGGCAGGCGAAGAAAACTTCATCACTATCTCAAACGAGGATGGAGGAACATCATCACGACACAAGGTGCGCCGGTTAGCTCACCAGAACAGGATACTACCGTTGGATCAATCTCATCTTGACGGTCATAGGGACATGACACAACTGAGGTCATTGGTTGCCCATGGGTGTGATATCCGTGGTTGGGTCTTGCATCCGAGATTTAAACTCTTACGTGTGCTAGCTTTAGAGAGGTGCACATCATCTAATAATGATGAGTATGACAGGTGCTGGCTTGAGCATCTTGGAGAACTAGTCCATTTGAGGTACCTAGGGCTACGAGGTACAAAGGTCAGGGAGCTCCCGGAGGCGATAGGAGCTCTAAAGCTTCTACAGACTCTGGACTTGGAAGATATCAGAGGATATGGTATGCAAGTTCAACTGCCATCAAGCGTTAGCCTGCTAACACGGTTGGTCTGCATAAGATGTGATGTATACACGAAGGTGCCCGATGGCTTCCTCCAGAAGGTGACGTCACTGGAGGAGCTACAGATAAGTTTTCGCATGCAGTCTTTTGAGTCCAAGATGCAATTTTTGAAGGAGCTGGTCAACCAGAGCCTACTGAGGGTGCTCCGTGTGTTTGGCATAGCCGGGCTGGATGAGAGCGAGCAGGCAGAACTTTTGAAGTCACTAGGCAATCTGCAAGAGCTCGAGCATTTGCGTCTGCTTTCAGAAAGTAGCCCTGCCTCAACAGAGTGGGACAAAGCCATGCTTTCGGAACATCTCCGATATCTGCGTATAGAAGGCATCAGGTTCCCTTGTGTGCCATCATTCATAGATCCCACGCTTCTCCCCAACCTTTCCTACTTGGACTTGTGTGTGGATCATATGGACGAGGCAGGTCTGAGAGCCTTGGGTGGGCTGCCAGAACTCCGTTTCTTCCTTATTGTAGCGGCATATTATGGGACGGCTTCTCATAAGCATGCTGCGGTAGTTAATATTGCTGCCCATGATGTCTTCTTCCCCAAGTTGAGAATCCTCAAGTTGTATGGCTGGATGGTCCAGTTGGCAACCAACGATGACTCGACTAGTGCTTCATTTAGCATCTGGAGGGGAGGACAGGATGCTGCTATGGTATTTGATTCCAAAGTAGAGGACGCGGACCGCAGCAGTAGAGTAGCGCCGCCCCCTGTTGCTGTGATGCCAAACCTCGACGACCTTCGGTTCACTGTCCCAGTCAAGGCTTTCTACAAGGATGGGCACGCTACCCGGAGTGACAATCTCGGCTTGGACTTGGAATGCCTCCCTTCGCTACGCTATGTCAGGGCATATCTTGACTGTAAGGATGCCTTCCCTGATGACGAGGACAAGGCAAAGGCTGAGCTCCGACGCATAGTACAACTCCATCCCAATAGTTCCGCACTCAGATTCTACGTATTCAAAGTTTTTGAAGATATGATGGCACAACCAATACACAACGACCATGAAGAG gcagaggacaaggatgaGGCGACTGACGAGGATGTCTCAGAAGCCTCATTGTACGATACAG CagaggaggaggtctcagcagcTTCACTATCTGGAAGGAAGAGGAAAATGAGGTAA